The genomic segment GGCGGTCATGGCTGGACCTCGTACAGCTCGACCTGCCGCAGCACCGTGCCCCCGAAGCTCAGCGCGGCGCGGTAGGCCCCCTGCGCGGGGGCGGCCAGCGTGAAACGGGCCTCCCGCTGCGCGGCGTCGAGGTACACGCTGTCGCGCCCCAGTTCGCGCGAGCCGTCGAACCACACGACCTCCAGATAGCCCGGCTCGAAGCGGCCCTCCACCCGCGCCCGCAGTTCCAGTTCCTGCCCCGCGCGGCGCAGGCTGGCTTCGGTGATGCGGGCGGGCAGCTCGACCTCGACCTGCGGGGGAATCAGCGGCACGAAGTTGTAGCGGCAGCCCGCCAGGGCGGGGGCCAGCAGCAGCAGGGTCAGCAGGAGGCGGGGGGACATGGGGGCATTGTAAGGAGGGGCCGTGAGGGCAGGCCCCGCCCTACACCCCGGTCGCCACGATGGCCCCCAGCAGCGCCACCGGGGCCGTCTCCGCCCGCAGGATGCGCGGGCCGAGGGTGACGGCGACGGCGCCCCGTGCGGTCAGGGCCGCGACCTCCGTGTCCGAGAGTCCGCCCTCCGGCCCGGTCAGCACCGTCACCGGGGCGTCCCAGGTCAGGTGGTCCGTCAGGCGCTCCCGGCTGCCGGGCTGGGCGACGAACAACTGGCCCTCCCAGCTCAGGTCGGTCAGGGAAACGGGGTCAAGCACCTCCGGCGTCACCGCCCGGCGCGACTGCTTGCTGGCTTCCTCCGCCACCCGCCGCAGGCGCGTGAGCTTCTGCCCGCCGATCTCACGGGCGTCGGCGTGACGGGTGACCAAGAGTTGCACGCGAGCCACGCCGAGTTCGGTGGCCGCCCGCACCACGTCCGCGAGCTTATCCCCCTTCAGTAGCGCGACGGCCAGCGTGACGGGCTGCGGGGTCTCGGCGGCGCCCGCCACCCGTTCCCCCAGCGCGAGGACGGCGCGGGTGTCGTCCAGTTCTTCCAGGGTCGCCCCCGCCTCGGCCCCCTGGCCGTCGAAGACGCGCACGGGGTCGCCGGGCCGCAGCCGCAGCACGTGCAGGTGCCGGGCTTCACGCGGCCCCAGGGTCATCTGGGGGGTCAGGGCAGGGACGCGGACACGGTGCTCAGCCATCTCCG from the Deinococcus sp. NW-56 genome contains:
- a CDS encoding 16S rRNA (uracil(1498)-N(3))-methyltransferase; its protein translation is MAEHRVRVPALTPQMTLGPREARHLHVLRLRPGDPVRVFDGQGAEAGATLEELDDTRAVLALGERVAGAAETPQPVTLAVALLKGDKLADVVRAATELGVARVQLLVTRHADAREIGGQKLTRLRRVAEEASKQSRRAVTPEVLDPVSLTDLSWEGQLFVAQPGSRERLTDHLTWDAPVTVLTGPEGGLSDTEVAALTARGAVAVTLGPRILRAETAPVALLGAIVATGV